Proteins from a single region of Eremothecium gossypii ATCC 10895 chromosome VI, complete sequence:
- the SMP3 gene encoding glycosylphosphatidylinositol-alpha 1,2 mannosyltransferase (Syntenic homolog of Saccharomyces cerevisiae YOR149C (SMP3)), whose product MACCSEGRRGDIMSICRQGHLLSHVPRLRGMRLAVIRYIWLLVALLVALEPAYVHPDEHMQSVEVMMQKIFGLRGTVPWEFQPEYAARSFAPLWIFMGPALVAARLFNAGPRVVLGLLRIQGYFLYVSLTRVAVELVGRTKLRRSMAAFLLSTTYVVGAFQSHTFSNSIETLLAVAAVGLLEVVIADGRAGHRHVRISGVLGFLIALGLFNRVTFAGYLGLPCIVAFWQFYRRQWRSLAALLLCFLLTSGACIWIDTLSYGTSEWVITPLNNLLYNMDEENLAQHGLHPRYTHILVNLPMLLGPGLLFALGGIQRLSLPLLSCVSGVATLSLFKHQEARFLLPVVPLFLMSVDLTKLRTVSLTLTLKLWLAFNGLMVVIMGVGHQRGVITALHQLREEPIGVQVWWKTYSPPTWVLMNEALTVSTTNFVGDDERIDEVPLDVTRNHVIDLKGCNIELLNHTLSQFIAAGSKVHLIVPDSVAKKTALLTKRYGFDIHREFRTLVHLDLDHLDWSEPSSFTPGLSIYTVT is encoded by the coding sequence ATGGCATGCTGCTCTGAAGGCAGAAGAGGTGACATTATGTCAATATGCAGACAAGGACACCTTCTGTCACATGTTCCTAGGCTGAGGGGTATGAGATTGGCTGTGATTCGCTATATATGGCTGCTGgtggcgctgctggtggcGCTGGAACCCGCGTATGTGCATCCGGACGAGCACATGCAAAGTGTGGAAGTGATGATGCAAAAGATATTCGGATTGAGAGGCACGGTACCGTGGGAGTTCCAGCCTGAGTATGCTGCGCGGAGCTTTGCTCCTCTTTGGATATTCATGGGACCTGCATTGGTCGCCGCGCGGCTGTTCAATGCAGGGCCGCGGGTAGTACTGGGTCTTCTTCGGATACAAGGCTATTTCCTATACGTTTCACTGACGCGCGTAGCAGTGGAACTAGTCGGGCGGACGAAGCTGCGGCGGTCGATGGCAGCATTTCTGCTGTCAACTACATATGTAGTGGGGGCATTTCAGTCACATACATTTTCCAATAGTATCGAGACGTTGCTTGCCGTTGCAGCTGTCGGGCTGCTAGAGGTGGTTATAGCCGACGGGCGAGCCGGGCATAGGCATGTCCGCATCTCCGGGGTTCTTGGTTTCTTGATAGCGCTGGGGCTGTTCAATCGTGTAACATTTGCGGGGTATCTGGGGTTGCCATGCATCGTGGCTTTCTGGCAATTCTATAGACGGCAGTGGCGGTCACTAGCAGCGTTACTATTGTGCTTTCTGCTTACATCCGGCGCGTGCATTTGGATTGATACCCTTTCCTATGGGACATCTGAATGGGTCATCACGCCATTGAACAACTTGCTGTACAATATGGATGAGGAGAATCTTGCTCAGCATGGGCTTCACCCGCGTTATACTCACATATTGGTCAACTTGCCCATGCTACTTGGGCCAGGGTTGCTCTTTGCGTTGGGCGGAATTCAGCGGCTCTCTCTTCCCCTGCTATCATGTGTCTCGGGGGTTGCAACATTGTCATTATTCAAGCACCAAGAGGCTCGGTTTCTGTTGCCGGTTGTTCCTCTATTTCTTATGTCAGTGGATTTGACCAAACTAAGAACTGTATCCTTGACGCTCACTCTGAAACTGTGGTTGGCTTTTAATGGCTTGATGGTTGTCATTATGGGCGTGGGCCATCAGAGAGGTGTGATAACAGCGTTGCATCAACTTCGCGAAGAGCCTATTGGTGTACAAGTATGGTGGAAGACATATTCGCCCCCAACATGGGTTCTAATGAACGAGGCGCTGACAGTCTCGACCACCAATTTTGTTGGAGACGATGAACGGATTGACGAGGTGCCTTTGGATGTCACACGGAATCATGTCATAGACCTCAAAGGTTGCAACATAGAGCTGCTAAACCATACACTTTCGCAATTTATTGCGGCAGGTTCAAAAGTGCATTTGATTGTTCCGGACTCTGTTGCCAAGAAGACAGCATTGTTGACAAAGCGGTATGGATTCGATATTCACCGAGAATTCCGGACTCTCGTCCACTTGGATTTAGATCATTTAGACTGGAGTGAACCTTCTAGTTTCACACCAGGGCTATCAATATACACAGTTACGTGA
- the PNO1 gene encoding Pno1p (Syntenic homolog of Saccharomyces cerevisiae YOR145C (PNO1)): MDLAVSGLVSRYFFVAMKIFCDAMSRIMSIGAAVEEDTNRYCEDMVAPTALKKSGTDGQTAPGPTGSRIVGTDNTRSIEDDDDILIDQEDSGAAAAEQAEGAREQQGVVLDAEGKPRFAAAASVAETRVKAESRKVPVPPHRMTPLRNSWTKIYPPLVDHLKLQVRMNLKTKSVELRTHPRHTTDPGALQKGADFIKAFTLGFDLDDSISLLRLDDLYIETFEIKDVKTLHGDHLSRAIGRIAGKDGKTKFAIENATRTRIVLADSKIHILGGFTHIRMAREAVVSLILGSPPGKVYGNLRTVASRLKERY; the protein is encoded by the coding sequence ATGGATTTGGCGGTGTCTGGGTTAGTTTCACGTTACTTTTTCGTAGCCATGAAAATTTTCTGCGATGCGATGAGCAGAATAATGAGTATTGGTGCAGCGGTCGAGGAAGACACTAATAGGTACTGCGAGGATATGGTAGCTCCAACGGCGCTCAAGAAGTCGGGCACGGATGGCCAGACTGCGCCTGGGCCAACGGGCTCGCGGATCGTCGGCACAGACAACACACGGAGCATCGAGGACGATGATGACATCCTGATAGACCAGGAGGAcagcggcgcagccgcagcagagcaggcggagggcgcgcgcgagcagcagggTGTGGTTCTGGACGCAGAGGGCAAGCCACGGTTTGCGGCAGCCGCGAGCGTCGCGGAGACACGCGTGAAGGCCGAGAGCCGCAAGGTGCCTGTGCCGCCGCACAGAATGACGCCGCTGCGCAACAGCTGGACGAAGATATACCCGCCGCTGGTGGACCACCTAAAACTGCAGGTGCGGATGAACCTCAAGACGAAGTCCGTGGAGCTGCGCACACACCCGCGCCACACGACCGACCCGGGCGCGCTGCAGAAGGGCGCGGACTTCATCAAGGCATTCACGCTCGGGTTCGACCTGGACGACTCGATctcgctgctgcggctggaCGACCTGTACATTGAAACCTTCGAGATCAAGGACGTCAAGACGCTGCACGGTGACCATCTGTCGCGTGCGATCGGGCGTATTGCAGGCAAGGACGGGAAGACCAAGTTTGCGATCGAAAACGCTACCAGGACCCGGATCGTGCTGGCGGACTCCAAAATTCACATATTGGGCGGCTTCACCCACATCCGCATGGCAAGAGAGGCTGTTGTGTCGTTGATCCTGGGCTCGCCCCCTGGAAAGGTCTACGGCAACTTGCGCACCGTCGCGTCGAGGTTAAAGGAACGTTACTGA
- the SHE9 gene encoding She9p (Syntenic homolog of Saccharomyces cerevisiae YDR393W (SHE9)), giving the protein MPIYQLALPRSVLPRCRAVRYSRLLHSARCYSQDSQPKPGNTILQQLRKKLEPFCNSTKDKLEQTCAQVRYSSMQLRYHLEKARASVQEANKKLVQQEREGENSMLTFNDDLENKSKIVDLPSERERKRRQWSRKLEFYIDSLQETIFTATKALNDVTGYSSIEKLRKSIDMMETQLQETKRKLMQLREAHSDAVAVRNQSQRQVNELLQRKHMWSPGDLESFTRLYKEDADNVRRQEEANASLKAMEAKEEELSNSLHRAILTRYHEEQIWSDKIRRTSTWGTFILMGLNILLFLVVQLLLEPWKRRRLTNSFEDKVKRALEDHSLQHNLVLDRLSDRISEKIDAEMVHGIAPVPLPERTEQPEQPPAATTSGQPLGLREALASVGAAIAAEFGFFQAWIADHVRAIGGPTLSALQGFSGWPVLHIDLYNTVIFTCGMLLGLLVSH; this is encoded by the coding sequence ATGCCCATATATCAATTAGCACTTCCAAGGAGTGTGCTGCCCCGTTGCAGAGCGGTCCGGTATTCCCGGCTGCTTCATTCGGCGAGGTGTTACTCCCAGGACTCGCAGCCGAAACCAGGCAATACCATTCTTCAGCAACTGAGAAAGAAGCTAGAACCATTTTGCAACTCCACCAAGGATAAGCTTGAACAGACATGTGCACAGGTCAGGTATAGTTCAATGCAGCTGCGGTATCATCTGGAAAAGGCAAGGGCCTCGGTGCAAGAGGCGAACAAGAAGCTTGTACAGCAAGAGAGGGAGGGAGAGAACTCGATGCTGACGTTTAATGACGATCTCGAGAACAAGAGCAAGATTGTGGACCTACCCTCTGAGCGGGAGCGTAAACGCCGGCAGTGGTCGCGGAAGCTGGAGTTTTACATCGATTCGCTACAAGAAACCATCTTCACGGCAACCAAGGCATTGAATGACGTTACTGGGTACTCGTCGATAGAAAAGCTGCGCAAGTCGATAGACATGATGGAGACACAGCTGCAGGAGACCAAGAGGAAGCTGATGCAGCTTCGGGAGGCGCATAGCGACGCGGTTGCCGTCCGGAACCAGTCACAACGCCAGGTCAACGAGCTCTTGCAGCGGAAGCATATGTGGTCGCCCGGCGACCTGGAGAGCTTCACGCGACTGTACAAGGAGGACGCAGACAACGTGCGGCGCCAGGAGGAAGCCAATGCCAGTCTCAAGGCGATGGAGGCGAAAGAGGAAGAACTGTCGAACAGCCTGCACCGCGCCATTCTGACCCGCTACCACGAGGAACAGATCTGGTCGGACAAGATCCGGCGCACCTCCACCTGGGGGACGTTTATCCTAATGGGTCTGAATATACTGCTCTTCTTGGTTGTGCAGCTGTTACTGGAACCGTGGAAGCGCCGCCGCTTGACGAACTCCTTCGAGGACAAGGTCAAAAGAGCGCTCGAGGACCACTCACTCCAGCATAATCTGGTGCTCGACCGACTATCAGACCGCATCTCCGAAAAAATTGACGCAGAGATGGTGCATGGCATAGCCCCAGTACCTCTACCAGAGCGAACAGAGCAGCCAGAGCAGCCTCCCGCTGCAACAACCTCCGGCCAGCCGTTAGGTCTGCGCGAGGCTCTGGCGAGCGTAGGAGCAGCCATTGCTGCCGAGTTCGGCTTTTTTCAAGCCTGGATCGCCGATCATGTACGAGCTATTGGGGGTCCTACCCTCTCAGCATTGCAGGGCTTCTCTGGGTGGCCTGTCTTGCACATAGACCTGTACAATACCGTCATCTTCACCTGCGGTATGCTACTCGGGCTTCTGGTCTCTCATTAG
- the RPT3 gene encoding proteasome regulatory particle base subunit RPT3 (Syntenic homolog of Saccharomyces cerevisiae YDR394W (RPT3)), translating to MTFVNLRSAGWQNPKENESQLVSIEHLHNTGHLSYPDLWVKHTMEELGIGQSGEVAVERPVALSYGSLVSHINSNTAALNSSNADVYLKLKKLEREYELLTLQEDYIKDEQRHLKRELLRAQEEVKRIQSVPLVIGQFLEPIDESTGIVSSTTGMSYVVRILSTLDRELLKPSTSVALHRHSNALVDILPPDSDSSISIMGNNEKPDVTYADVGGLDMQKQEIREAVELPLVQADLYQQIGIDPPRGVLLYGPPGTGKTMLVKAVANSTNAAFIRVNGSEFVHKYLGEGPRMVRDVFRLARENAPSIIFIDEVDSIATKRFDAQTGSDREVQRILIELLTQMDGFDQSTNVKVIMATNRHDTLDPALLRPGRLDRKIEFPSLRDRRERRLIFGTIAAKMSLAPEVDLDSLIIRNDPLSGALIAAIMQEAGLRAVRKNRYVILQSDLEEAYASQVKTGSDVDKFDFYK from the coding sequence ATGACTTTTGTAAACCTTAGAAGCGCTGGGTGGCAAAATCCCAAGGAGAATGAATCACAGTTAGTATCTATAGAGCACCTTCACAACACAGGGCATCTGTCGTATCCTGATCTTTGGGTCAAGCACACCATGGAAGAACTCGGTATTGGTCAAAGTGGCGAGGTAGCGGTCGAAAGGCCCGTAGCCCTATCATATGGGTCTCTGGTTTCGCACATCAACAGCAACACGGCGGCATTGAACAGTTCTAACGCAGACGTGTACTTGAAATTGAAGAAGCTCGAACGAGAGTACGAGCTGCTCACCCTGCAGGAGGATTACATTAAGGACGAACAGCGCCATCTGAAGCGCGAGTTGTTGAGAGCGCAGGAGGAGGTTAAGCGCATCCAATCTGTTCCGCTGGTTATTGGACAGTTCTTGGAGCCCATCGATGAGAGCACGGGTATTGTATCGAGCACTACAGGTATGAGCTACGTTGTGCGAATCCTCTCGACTCTGGATCGGGAGCTGTTGAAGCCGTCGACGTCGGTGGCTCTCCATAGACATTCCAACGCGCTGGTTGATATCCTACCGCCAGACTCGGACTCCAGCATTTCTATTATGGGGAACAACGAGAAGCCGGACGTGACATATGCAGATGTCGGTGGCTTGGATATGCAGAAGCAGGAAATCCGGGAGGCTGTAGAATTGCCCTTGGTCCAGGCAGACCTGTATCAGCAAATTGGCATAGACCCTCCGCGCGGTGTGCTGCTATACGGGCCTCCTGGTACGGGTAAGACGATGTTGGTGAAGGCGGTGGCGAATAGTACCAATGCAGCTTTCATCAGAGTCAACGGCTCTGAGTTTGTTCACAAGTACCTTGGAGAAGGTCCCAGGATGGTGCGCGATGTCTTCCGCTTGGCGAGAGAGAATGCCCCGTCGATTATTTTCATTGATGAAGTTGATTCGATTGCCACGAAACGTTTTGACGCCCAGACGGGCTCCGATAGAGAGGTGCAGCGTATTCTGATCGAGCTACTAACACAAATGGATGGCTTTGATCAGAGCACTAATGTCAAAGTTATCATGGCAACCAACAGACATGATACGCTGGACCCTGCTTTGTTGAGACCTGGTAGACTTGACAGGAAAATTGAGTTCCCATCTCTGCGCGACAGACGTGAGCGGCGTCTCATTTTTGGAACGATTGCAGCCAAAATGTCCTTAGCTCCGGAGGTCGACTTGGACTCGTTGATCATAAGAAACGATCCACTATCGGGTGCGTTGATCGCAGCTATTATGCAAGAAGCTGGCTTACGAGCTGTGAGGAAAAACAGATATGTCATTCTCCAGAGTGATTTGGAGGAGGCTTACGCATCACAAGTCAAGACGGGCAGCGATGTCGACAAGTTCGATTTCTATAAATGA
- the SPP2 gene encoding spliceosome ATPase-activating subunit SPP2 (Syntenic homolog of Saccharomyces cerevisiae YOR148C (SPP2)), whose product MSGISLNLKRKPKVKKKEEERKRKNVFNEDEVDPQKRSKILITEVNAHEAAKAKRRVIVPACSGRASIVPPKFASEQGPSYGLTESTGEQTGRPDKSAAKSGAGVVPLDQLPDPTGLEEYSEVPVEEFGAALLRGMGWDGDEEEIEGDRRGQKTVLPHEQAGRAEYLGIGASSDVDRSRKDARLQIEEFMPVVKVDRAKDTAADSST is encoded by the coding sequence ATGTCAGGTATATCTCTGAACCTGAAGAGGAAGCCTAAGGTGAAGAAGAAGGAAGAGGAGAGGAAGCGCAAGAACGTATTTAATGAAGATGAGGTGGATCCGCAGAAACGAAGCAAGATACTAATAACAGAGGTGAATGCGCATGAGGCGGCAAAGGCCAAGAGGCGGGTAATTGTCCCGGCGTGCTCTGGCAGAGCTTCGATAGTGCCGCCAAAGTTTGCGAGTGAGCAGGGGCCATCGTACGGGCTCACGGAGAGTACGGGAGAGCAAACTGGACGTCCGGACAAGTCTGCGGCGAAAAGTGGTGCGGGCGTGGTCCCCCTCGACCAGCTTCCGGATCCCACGGGGCTGGAGGAGTACAGCGAGGTGCCCGTGGAGGAATTCGGGGCCGCGCTACTGCGTGGAATGGGATGGGACGGCGACGAAGAGGAGATTGAAGGCGACCGCAGGGGCCAAAAGACCGTGCTTCCGCATGAACaggcggggcgggcggAGTACCTCGGGATCGGTGCCAGCAGCGACGTTGACCGGAGCCGGAAGGACGCACGACTACAGATAGAGGAATTCATGCCAGTGGTGAAAGTCGACAGGGCGAAGGACACGGCTGCGGACAGCTCCACATAG
- the MDM32 gene encoding Mdm32p (Syntenic homolog of Saccharomyces cerevisiae YOR147W (MDM32)): protein MLPVLRSGLRRAVWRCGHGLLQRRIAAGAGWYARACASDDAASRSPLKQEMLNSTEYLHVQNILLQKNQQRMTKQKLLSEATGFYDRFKINTKWLLIRGNRPFSGEEISTLLSWLILSQVLWVILGTTTFVSLLLFLANTVLAKEMVGKFVGNSLNRYMDGVDVQFQDAMVPEWRKGQISFQKVRLRTTPGAQDAGLLTFDLMFSKLSLTLSVRKWLQGRGLINDVYVSGMKGDVSVGAAERKDAKLIDFFSNPNYELGEVEVCDSVIMCTDQEIGQKFRVSIYNMRMSQLRFRWSLLDLFNADVVSGALNHSLFSIHKRQHKLPLHEMEKDMAPWKRISRLRLNPISVKDLGLDKSNAFNWIEGGSVEMIADLMLPNIYPESAAAEDENKYVVMDLRITFKDLIASMNTVPPALSNGRELISFDELKPIIMFVNNRRGLFSSLRNLDNNKLWRPTVTIERQQSYPDTTVIPMRTFQWPEGEGSVQLNQEIIKYHENPSDNSNEIILRCRIAKHMNELQNTFLFKETDVYDKMALELYTDLMKMIEETEYKKKNDWVKLLGTTFASQLLIFGLGAMV, encoded by the coding sequence ATGCTGCCGGTACTCAGATCAGGGTTACGGCGGGCTGTGTGGCGATGTGGGCATGGGCTACTGCAGAGGCGGATAGCCGCAGGGGCGGGATGGTACGCGCGTGCGTGCGCAAGCGACGACGCGGCGAGCCGGTCGCCGCTGAAGCAGGAGATGCTGAACTCGACGGAGTATCTGCACGTGCAGAATATCCTGCTGCAGAAGAACCAGCAGCGGATGACGAAGCAGAAGTTGCTGAGCGAGGCCACGGGGTTCTATGACCGGTTCAAGATCAACACGAAGTGGTTGCTGATACGCGGCAACCGGCCGTTCAGTGGGGAGGAGATATCCACGCTGCTATCGTGGTTGATACTGTCGCAGGTGTTGTGGGTGATCCTGGGGACAACGACGTTTGTGTCGCTGCTTCTGTTCCTGGCGAACACGGTGCTTGCGAAGGAGATGGTGGGGAAGTTCGTGGGCAACAGCCTGAACAGGTATATGGACGGAGTGGACGTGCAGTTCCAGGACGCGATGGTGCCGGAGTGGCGTAAAGGGCAGATCAGCTTCCAGAAGGTGCGGCTGCGGACGACGCCGGGGGCACAGGACGCGGGGCTGCTGACGTTTGATCTGATGTTCAGCAAGCTTAGCCTCACGCTCTCGGTGCGGAAGTGGCTGCAGGGGCGTGGGCTAATCAACGACGTATATGTGTCCGGCATGAAGGGAGACGTCTCGGTGGGGGCGGCCGAGCGGAAAGACGCCAAGCTGATCGACTTCTTTTCGAACCCCAATTACGAGTTGGGCGAGGTCGAGGTCTGCGACAGCGTGATCATGTGCACGGACCAGGAGATTGGGCAGAAGTTTCGCGTGTCGATCTATAACATGCGCATGAGCCAATTGCGCTTCCGATGGAGTCTGCTGGACCTGTTCAATGCCGACGTCGTGTCAGGCGCGCTCAACCACTCCTTATTCAGCATTCACAAGCGCCAGCACAAGCTTCCGTTACACGAGATGGAAAAGGACATGGCGCCCTGGAAGCGCATCAGCCGGCTCCGCCTGAACCCAATTTCCGTGAAGGATCTCGGGCTAGACAAAAGCAACGCTTTCAACTGGATAGAAGGCGGCAGCGTTGAGATGATCGCTGACCTAATGCTGCCCAACATTTATCCGGAGTcggcggccgcggaggATGAGAACAAATATGTGGTTATGGACCTGCGGATTACGTTCAAGGACCTCATTGCTAGCATGAACACTGTCCCCCCGGCGTTGTCCAATGGGAGGGAGCTGATCTCGTTCGATGAGCTGAAACCGATCATTATGTTTGTGAACAATAGGAGGGGCCTGTTCTCATCCCTTCGCAACCTCGACAACAATAAGCTATGGAGACCAACGGTAACCATCGAGAGGCAACAGTCCTATCCAGATACCACGGTCATTCCTATGCGCACATTCCAGTGGCCCGAGGGCGAGGGCAGCGTTCAACTGAACCAGGAAATCATCAAGTACCACGAGAACCCCTCCGACAATTCTAATGAAATCATTCTTAGATGCCGAATTGCTAAACATATGAATGAGTTGCAGAACACGTTTTTGTTCAAGGAGACAGATGTCTATGATAAAATGGCACTGGAGTTATATACCGATCTGATGAAAATGATTGAGGAAACAGAGTATAAGAAGAAGAATGACTGGGTAAAACTCCTAGGGACCACGTTTGCATCCCAACTTTTAATATTTGGACTGGGGGCAATGGTGTGA
- the ELG1 gene encoding Elg1p (Syntenic homolog of Saccharomyces cerevisiae YOR144C (ELG1)) encodes MAKKPVRLTSLLTGYRQKGEGRARAGSSAPTEGDSVILDTTTEDIDEESMLKVAASQPHAALPPSDAKKRSVADVLMGNRQQGTREVITIEDQDALAPATPSAQAGARRAPAGTTLKEVLTGCEKRRKVEPAESADKEQQARLRFEQAHENLMRSLTNTKKTKAKDLFSHFPKKELARFPEAGSAPPADGGPHRPLKRRHEVSGLSELTAPWPGQQLIADAEAIPARTLSLGVNRLSSPCTLLLDEQDYAGLNKRHDNTGSCFQSVVFPEDYEAPRTLWTERFKPKRLDDVVIATKVKKAVANWVASAFQKLRRPTSRSVLLQRSLAASEDIREFIIEGDDDMTDEGRTMEEFVPLMILYGETGKSTLLDVIMNELGGEIYEINTSANRGRKNIWENIKEFSTTHFVKNTGSKGLIVFDDVDVLFNERDRFFWSAVEKTLLISRRPIVLTCHDFRNIPMNLVQIAKDQESFFHVRKVKTEYITKYLKSSLSSINVGVPDDELDRIVKDSHRDIRQCMLQLQWLCTRPAKKLQNADKHIPQPTTLEAYATNADILSQVDILQTGTANRSLFQHELDKTLLTPEAVGLSNSDDEEQLKHDYLVDYKTHLVDQTRSPLMPYESNIAKYMMAQIWDDRNHSLLPTNKFYSEFVYAAMRFISSIVKNRATSDGGSGSRVTRSARKSSYFTGERDYADDDEDCQQAYLNFIILHTRTTTCRYFIPLFHLFAKMSQEVRDHNVEVYHQSKSAFDPEGTMSAEDLVTQMLIHGAFKGLYFNGSPQKILELWESQKK; translated from the coding sequence ATGGCTAAGAAGCCGGTACGCTTGACGTCCTTGCTGACTGGATACAGACAGAAGGGAGAAGGCCGAGCCAGGGCCGGCTCTTCCGCCCCGACAGAAGGTGACTCCGTAATTCTGGACACGACCACGGAGGACATCGACGAGGAGAGCATGCTAAAGGTTGCTGCGTCGCAGCCACACGCTGCACTGCCCCCATCTGACGCAAAGAAACGCAGCGTGGCGGACGTGCTGATGGGCAATCGCCAACAGGGAACCAGGGAAGTGATTACGATAGAGGACCAGGACGCACTAGCGCCTGCCACGCCGAGCGCCCAGGCTGGCGCCAggcgcgcgcccgccggTACAACGCTGAAGGAAGTTCTGACAGGCTGTGAGAAGCGCCGGAAGGTTGAGCCCGCGGAGAGCGCTGATAAAGAACAGCAGGCCCGGCTTAGGTTCGAGCAGGCGCACGAGAATCTGATGCGCTCGCTGACCAATACCAAGAAGACCAAGGCAAAGGATCTATTCAGCCATTTTCCGAAAAAGGAGCTGGCCAGGTTTCCGGAAGCGGGctccgcgccgcccgcagaCGGCGGGCCCCATCGTCCACTGAAGCGGCGCCACGAGGTTTCGGGTCTATCTGAGCTGACAGCACCATGGCCAGGGCAGCAGCTCATTGCGGACGCAGAGGCAATCCCAGCACGGACCCTATCTCTGGGAGTGAACAGGCTATCTTCTCCATGCACGCTGTTGCTGGATGAGCAGGACTATGCAGGACTGAATAAGAGGCATGACAACACGGGCTCTTGCTTTCAGTCTGTTGTATTCCCGGAGGATTATGAAGCCCCACGAACTCTCTGGACGGAACGATTTAAGCCAAAACGTCTGGATGATGTAGTCATTGCTACAAAAGTCAAGAAAGCTGTCGCCAACTGGGTCGCGAGTGCCTTCCAAAAACTACGACGGCCTACTTCACGGTCAGTCTTACTGCAGCGCTCACTGGCTGCCTCAGAGGACATTAGAGAATTCATAATCGAAGGCGACGATGACATGACTGACGAGGGAAGAACAATGGAGGAATTTGTTCCTTTGATGATACTCTACGGGGAAACCGGCAAGTCCACCCTGCTTGATGTCATTATGAATGAGCTTGGGGGAGAAATATATGAGATCAATACAAGTGCAAACCGGGGTAGGAAGAACATATGGGAGAATATCAAGGAATTTTCCACTACACATTTTGTAAAGAACACTGGATCCAAAGGTCTGATAGTCTTCGACGATGTGGATGTATTATTTAATGAACGCGATCGATTCTTCTGGTCAGCGGTCGAAAAGACACTGCTTATCAGCAGGCGCCCCATTGTGCTGACCTGCCATGATTTTAGAAATATACCGATGAATCTGGTTCAAATAGCGAAAGACCAAGAGTCCTTCTTTCACGTGCGGAAAGTCAAGACCGAATACATCACGAAATACTTGAAGTCATCACTATCTTCCATCAATGTCGGTGTACCTGATGATGAGTTGGATAGAATAGTGAAAGACTCACATCGCGACATCCGACAATGTATGCTGCAACTGCAATGGCTATGTACCAGGCCTGCAAAAAAGCTACAGAACGCCGACAAGCACATCCCACAGCCAACAACGCTGGAGGCCTACGCGACTAATGCAGATATCCTCTCCCAGGTTGACATACTTCAAACCGGTACCGCCAACCGGTCTCTATTTCAACACGAACTGGACAAGACTCTGCTAACGCCGGAAGCAGTAGGTCTCTCTAACAGCGATGACGAAGAACAATTGAAGCACGATTACTTAGTTGACTACAAAACACACCTGGTGGACCAAACACGATCCCCTCTGATGCCATATGAATCAAACATTGCGAAATACATGATGGCACAAATATGGGATGACCGAAATCACAGCCTGTTGCCAACAAATAAGTTCTACTCAGAGTTTGTATATGCAGCAATGCGCTTTATTTCTTCTATCGTTAAGAATCGGGCCACCTCAGATGGCGGGAGTGGTTCTAGGGTCACCAGAAGTGCTAGAAAGTCCAGTTATTTCACCGGGGAACGAGATTACGCGGATGACGATGAGGACTGCCAGCAAGCGTACTTGAACTTTATTATTTTGCATACGAGAACCACCACATGTAGATATTTTATCCCACTTTTCCATCTGTTCGCGAAGATGAGTCAAGAGGTCAGGGACCACAATGTAGAAGTCTACCACCAATCAAAATCAGCATTTGACCCCGAGGGCACCATGAGTGCGGAAGATTTGGTGACGCAAATGCTGATTCACGGGGCATTCAAGGGCCTCTACTTCAACGGTTCCCCACAGAAGATCCTAGAACTATGGGAATCGCAAAAGAAATAG